A single window of Leishmania panamensis strain MHOM/PA/94/PSC-1 chromosome 35 sequence DNA harbors:
- a CDS encoding ribosomal protein L29, putative (TriTrypDB/GeneDB-style sysID: LpmP.35.3470): MAKSKNHTNHNQSSKNHRNGIKGPMPLHLCNSKRGGWLPALVNTRRVRKHNQKAALKRRRERIAAFAAKN, translated from the coding sequence ATGGCCAAGTCGAAGAACCACACTAACCACAACCAGTCGAGCAAGAATCACCGCAATGGGATCAAGGGCCCCATGCCCCTGCATCTCTGCAACTCCAAGCGTGGTGGCTGGCTCCCTGCGTTGGTGAACACTCGCCGCGTGCGCAAGCACAACCAGAAGGCCGCGCTGAAACGCCGCCGCGAGCGCATCGCTGCGTTTGCCGCCAAGAACTAA